Proteins encoded in a region of the Phalacrocorax carbo chromosome 15, bPhaCar2.1, whole genome shotgun sequence genome:
- the LOC135315757 gene encoding cytochrome b-c1 complex subunit 9, producing the protein MALLRQAYSVLFRRTSTFALTIVLGAVFFERAFDQGADAIFEHLNEGKLWKHIKHKYELSED; encoded by the exons ATGGCGCTGCTGCGGCAGGCGTACAGCGTGCTGTTCCGCCGCACCTCCACCTTCGCCCTCACTATCGTCCTGGGCGCCGTCTTCTTCGAGCGCGCCTTCGACCAGGGCGCCGACGCCATCTTCGAGCACCTCAACGAGGGG AAACTGTGGAAACACATCAAGCACAAGTATGAGTTAAGTGAAGACTGA